One stretch of Rosistilla oblonga DNA includes these proteins:
- a CDS encoding CobW family GTP-binding protein: protein MKQIPTNLITGFLGCGKTTAINELLKHRPDSERWSIFVNEYGMVTIDEMLIDSATPEVNVQELGGGCLCCTVAMVFDPLFDQFIRRSKPDRILLEPSGAGHPAALVDRLRGEKFSELIDLRATICLIDPQDWDKPQWRDSAVFHDQIQMADVVAITFADKRASEQTQRCRRWIESFDPPKLLVVETSYGKIEPEWLDLRQTVVRPPKFGDAHDHDRLASQHQHGISELTEIETPPRVGKPRRFENKGDEQWACGWIFSVDEIFDRDQLLDLLGYLQPVVRLKGVFRCRDDWWVINRSKNETSFQTTTYRRDSRLEIITDIPTSGWPELEQMILKCQ from the coding sequence ATGAAACAGATCCCCACCAACTTGATTACCGGATTTCTTGGCTGCGGCAAGACGACGGCAATCAATGAATTGTTGAAGCACCGCCCGGATAGCGAGCGTTGGTCGATCTTTGTCAATGAATATGGCATGGTGACCATTGATGAAATGCTAATCGACTCGGCGACCCCCGAGGTCAACGTGCAAGAACTTGGCGGTGGTTGTTTATGCTGTACCGTTGCGATGGTGTTCGATCCGCTGTTTGACCAGTTCATCCGTCGCAGCAAGCCAGACCGCATCTTGTTGGAGCCGAGCGGTGCGGGGCATCCGGCGGCGCTCGTCGATCGACTGCGCGGTGAAAAGTTTAGCGAGCTAATCGACTTGCGAGCCACGATCTGTCTGATCGATCCACAGGATTGGGACAAGCCGCAATGGCGTGATTCGGCCGTCTTTCACGACCAAATTCAGATGGCCGATGTCGTGGCCATCACGTTCGCTGACAAAAGAGCATCCGAGCAGACGCAGCGATGCCGCCGGTGGATCGAATCGTTTGACCCGCCCAAACTGTTAGTTGTCGAAACCAGCTACGGAAAGATAGAACCCGAGTGGCTCGACCTGCGGCAAACCGTCGTTCGACCGCCCAAATTCGGCGACGCGCACGATCACGACCGACTCGCTTCGCAGCACCAGCACGGCATCAGCGAGCTGACAGAAATCGAAACTCCGCCAAGAGTTGGCAAGCCGAGGCGATTTGAAAACAAGGGAGATGAACAATGGGCGTGCGGCTGGATCTTCTCAGTCGACGAGATTTTTGATCGCGATCAATTACTCGATCTATTGGGTTACCTTCAGCCCGTCGTCCGTCTCAAGGGTGTGTTCCGATGCCGGGATGATTGGTGGGTGATCAACCGCAGTAAAAACGAAACGTCATTCCAAACAACTACCTACCGTCGCGACAGTCGTCTCGAAATCATCACCGACATTCCGACCTCCGGCTGGCCCGAGTTGGAACAGATGATTTTGAAATGCCAGTGA